From a single Callithrix jacchus isolate 240 chromosome 5, calJac240_pri, whole genome shotgun sequence genomic region:
- the ST6GALNAC1 gene encoding alpha-N-acetylgalactosaminide alpha-2,6-sialyltransferase 1: protein MRSCRWRCSYLRQGIQWSLLLAVLVVFLFALPSFIKEPNTKPSRHRGTENIKVRSPQSLQKPKSQAPTRARRATVSAEPEPEHSALSTHAQPRAHSAGEGRREADQAPLEKQGKAPGAAQRAAWKSQEKEKTMVNTQSPTGQDAGTLAQSWKSQERKMTQGDGGQAGKLRATKTVSVKHQGKAAATAKALIPKGWHGMLAPTGAVPTRTRQKGVTTAVIPPKEKKAQVTPPPAPFQSPMTQRILRLKAANFKSEPRWDFEEKYSFEIGGLQTTCPDSVKVKASKSPWLQKLFLPNLTFFLDSRHFNQSEWDRLEHFAPPFGFMELNYSLVQKVVTHFPPVPQQQLLLASLPPGNVRCITCAVVGNGGILNNSRMGQEIDSHDYVFRLSGALIKGYEQDVGARTSFYGFTAFSLTTSIYVLGNRGFKNVPLGQDVRYLHFLEGTRDYEWLEALLMNQTLMSNNLFWFRRRPQEAFREALQMDRYLLLHPDFLRYMKNRFLRSKTLDGAHWRIYRPTTGAFLLLTALQLCDQVSAYGFITEGHERFSDHYYDKSWKRLIFYSNHDFKLEKEVWKRLHDEGIIRLYQRPGPGPGTPKAKN from the exons GCATCGAGGCACAGAGAACATTAAAGTGAGGTCTCCACAGTCCCTGCAAAAGCCTAAGTCCCAGGCACCCACGAGAGCAAGGAGGGCGACCGTCTCtgcagagccagagccagagcacAGTGCCCTCAGCACACACGCCCAGCCCAGGGCCCACAGCGccggagagggaagaagggaggctgACCAGGCACCGCTGGAAAAGCAGGGCAAGGCGCCCGGTGCAGCACAGAGGGCAGCGTGGAAGagccaagaaaaagagaaaaccatgGTGAACACACAGTCACCCACAGGGCAAGATGCAGGGACACTGGCACAATCATGGAAGAGCCAGGAAAGAAAGATGACCCAAGGAGATGGGGGCCAGGCCGGGAAGCTGAGGGCCACCAAGACGGTGTCAGTGAAGCACCAGGGCAAAGCAGCAGCCACCGCAAAGGCACTCATTCCCAAAGGCTGGCACGGAATGCTGGCCCCCACAGGGGCAGTGCCAACAAGGACAAGACAGAAAGGAGTAACCACAGCAGTCATCCCACCCAAGGAGAAGAAAGCGCAGgtcaccccaccccctgcccctttCCAGAGCCCCATGACACAGAGAATCCTAAGACTGAAAGCTGCCAACTTCAAGTCTGAGCCTCGGTGGGATTTTGAGGAAAAATACAGCTTTGAAATAGGAGGCCTCCAGACG ACCTGCCCTGACTCCGTGAAGGTCAAAGCCTCCAAGTCGCCGTGGCTCCAGAAACTCTTTCTGCCCAACCTCACTTTTTTCCTGGACTCGAGACACTTCAACCAGAGCGAGTGGGACCGCCTGGAACACTTTGCACCACCCTTTGGCTTCATGGAGCTCAACTACTCCT TGGTGCAGAAGGTGGTGACACACTTCCCTCCAGTGCCCCAGCAGCAGCTGCTCCTggccagcctccctcctgggaACGTCCGGTGCATCACCTGTGCCGTGGTGGGCAATGGGGGCATCCTGAACAACTCCCGCATGGGCCAGGAGATAGACAGTCATGACTACGTGTTCCG ACTGAGCGGAGCTCTCATTAAAGGCTACGAACAGGATGTGGGTGCTCGGACATCCTTCTACGGCTTCACTGCCTTCTCCTTGACCACATCGATTTATGTATTGGGCAATCGGGGCTTCAAGAATGTGCCTCTCGGGCAG GACGTCCGCTACTTGCACTTCCTGGAAGGCACCCGGGACTATGAGTGGCTGGAAGCGCTGCTTATGAATCAGACGCTGATGTCAAATAACCTTTTCTGGTTCAG GCGCAGACCCCAGGAAGCTTTCCGGGAAGCCTTGCAAATGGACAGATACCTGTTGCTGCACCCAGACTTCCTCCGATACATGAAGAACAG GTTTCTGAGGTCTAAGACCCTGGACGGTGCCCACTGGAGGATATACCGCCCCACCACTGGGGCCTTCCTGCTGCTCACGGCCCTGCAGCTCTGTGACCAG GTGAGTGCCTATGGCTTCATCACCGAGGGCCATGAGCGCTTTTCTGATCACTACTATGATAAGTCATGGAAACGACTGATCTTTTACTCAAACCATGACTTCAAGTTGGAGAAAGAAGTCTGGAAGCGGCTACACGATGAAGGGATAATCCGACTGTACCAGCGTCCCGGTCCCGGTCCCGGAACTCCCAAAGCAAAGAACTGA